The following are encoded in a window of Impatiens glandulifera chromosome 5, dImpGla2.1, whole genome shotgun sequence genomic DNA:
- the LOC124939237 gene encoding uncharacterized mitochondrial protein AtMg00810-like translates to MNKKLESIRKNKTWEFTDLPPSQKTIELKWIFKLKRENEFRLIPGIEEDQKKDNIEVKQEAYAKKVLKQFIMEDCNSSKYPIEEKLQLKKDVEGSLVDPKEYRRIIECLRYLTHNRPDISYAIGIVSRYMEKPTALHQ, encoded by the exons ATGAACAAAAAGCTTGAGTCTATCAGGAAGAATAAGACATGGGAGTTCACCGACTTACCACCCAGTCAAAAGACCATCGAGTTAAAGTggattttcaagttgaaaagagaaaATGAAT TCAGGTTAATTCCTGGTATTGAGGAGGACCAGAAGAAAGATAACATTGAGGTGAAGCAGGAAGCTTATgcaaagaaggtgttgaaacagTTTATAATGGAGGATTGTAACTCGAGCAAGTATCCTATTGAAGAAAAGTTGCAGCTCAAaaaggatgtggaaggaagcttagtggatcCGAAGGAGTATAGGCGTATCATCGAGTGTCTCAGGTACTTGACGCACAATCGACCTGATATCTCTTATGCAATtggcatagtgagtcgatacatggagaaGCCTACCGCTCTACACCAATAG